A DNA window from Aestuariispira ectoiniformans contains the following coding sequences:
- a CDS encoding OFA family MFS transporter, protein MSSIWAMLSKEHIVAKPGFNRWLVPPASIAIHLCIGSVYAWSIFNAPLVKEFGVVTSAADDWSLSSVVWIFSTAIVFLGLAAAIGGKWLEKVGPRAVGVLAAICWGGGFLIGSLGIASHQLWLIYLGYGAIGGIGLGLAYVSPVSTLIRWFPDRRGMATGMAIMGFGGGAMIGAPLKTYLLSVFYEAPQYLGKVADVNLITESGRRFAEVAGERLEVVVATAADMAKTPIAGPEGVYVVGTGSTGVGSVFLTLGIGYFIVMMIAAFSYRVPAPGWKPKGWTAPTSDASAKRMITDDHVHIDQALKTPQFYRLWLVLCLNVTAGIGVIGVAKTMMTEIFGSTLPGVVDASFAATYVLMISVFNMCGRFFWASLSDYIGRKNTYHCFFVLGMILYLSIPFVADQVSANPAVMWLVLFYGATMIIFTMYGGGFATIPAYLADVFGTLHVGGIHGRLLTAWSTAGVLGPFAITYLRQQSLENAIADLASRVDPAAFQAKFGEGMGKLQELVAAKTVTVQSLMEIAPAGTVDPTPSLYNTTMYAMAALLLVAFFANLGVKHVDGKHHVQNTHPEHAMGEAD, encoded by the coding sequence ATGTCCAGTATTTGGGCCATGCTTTCAAAAGAGCATATTGTTGCCAAGCCGGGCTTTAACCGATGGCTGGTGCCACCGGCGTCGATCGCGATTCATCTGTGTATCGGATCGGTCTATGCCTGGAGTATTTTCAACGCACCGCTGGTCAAGGAATTCGGGGTCGTTACCAGCGCGGCGGACGACTGGAGCCTCAGTTCCGTTGTCTGGATTTTCTCAACCGCCATTGTGTTTCTGGGCCTGGCCGCCGCAATCGGTGGCAAGTGGCTGGAAAAAGTCGGCCCACGCGCGGTCGGTGTACTGGCCGCAATCTGTTGGGGCGGCGGCTTCCTGATCGGCAGCCTCGGCATTGCCAGTCACCAGCTGTGGCTGATCTATCTGGGATATGGTGCCATTGGCGGCATCGGGCTGGGACTGGCCTATGTATCGCCGGTCAGCACCCTTATCCGCTGGTTCCCGGACCGTCGCGGCATGGCGACCGGCATGGCCATCATGGGCTTTGGCGGCGGCGCCATGATCGGCGCGCCGTTAAAAACCTATCTGCTCAGCGTCTTCTATGAGGCCCCGCAATATCTGGGCAAGGTTGCGGATGTGAATCTGATCACCGAAAGTGGCCGCCGCTTTGCCGAAGTGGCGGGCGAGCGCCTGGAAGTAGTCGTGGCAACCGCCGCCGATATGGCGAAAACCCCGATTGCAGGACCGGAAGGCGTTTATGTTGTCGGCACCGGCAGCACAGGCGTCGGAAGTGTCTTCCTGACGCTGGGCATCGGCTATTTCATCGTCATGATGATTGCCGCCTTCTCCTATCGCGTTCCGGCACCGGGCTGGAAACCGAAAGGCTGGACCGCACCGACAAGCGACGCCTCCGCCAAGCGCATGATCACCGATGATCATGTCCATATCGACCAGGCCTTGAAGACGCCGCAGTTCTATCGTCTGTGGCTCGTCCTGTGCCTGAATGTGACCGCCGGGATCGGCGTGATCGGCGTCGCAAAAACCATGATGACGGAAATCTTCGGCTCCACCCTTCCCGGCGTCGTCGATGCCAGTTTCGCGGCGACCTATGTCCTGATGATTTCGGTCTTCAACATGTGTGGCCGTTTCTTCTGGGCCTCGCTGTCGGATTATATCGGGCGCAAGAACACCTACCACTGCTTCTTCGTGCTGGGCATGATCCTCTATCTGTCGATCCCCTTTGTGGCGGATCAGGTCAGTGCGAACCCGGCTGTGATGTGGCTGGTCCTGTTCTATGGCGCGACCATGATCATCTTCACCATGTATGGCGGTGGTTTTGCGACCATTCCGGCCTATCTGGCGGATGTCTTCGGCACGCTTCATGTGGGCGGCATCCACGGTCGCCTGCTCACCGCCTGGAGCACAGCTGGCGTGTTGGGGCCCTTCGCGATCACCTATCTGCGCCAGCAATCGCTGGAGAATGCCATTGCCGATCTGGCGTCACGGGTTGACCCGGCGGCCTTCCAGGCAAAATTCGGCGAAGGCATGGGCAAATTACAGGAACTGGTCGCGGCCAAGACGGTGACGGTTCAATCCCTGATGGAAATCGCCCCGGCAGGCACCGTCGACCCGACACCCAGCCTGTATAACACCACCATGTATGCCATGGCGGCCCTGTTGCTGGTGGCGTTTTTCGCCAACCTCGGCGTTAAACATGTGGACGGCAAGCACCATGTCCAGAACACGCATCCCGAGCATGCAATGGGAGAGGCCGATTAG
- a CDS encoding sigma-54-dependent transcriptional regulator — protein MINSVQGTVAPEKSGVSNPDETDVNSGKIGFSILIVDDEQGICSFLERALTKTYSQVEVATSAEQAENLRANNHFDLLIVDICLPGMNGVDWVKSVRETASPSDVVFMTGFADLDKAIDALRLGAADFILKPFRLEQMISTVRRCVENRRLRRENFVLRRRIDNFYSVEGMVGQSEAYQELCLIISRVAPSPSAVLIEGETGTGKELVANAIHKESGRSGPFVPVNCGAISSELIESELFGHVKGAFTGANQARDGLFSYAEGGTLFLDEIAEMPLAMQAKLLRALEERAIRPVGGEKEIQTDVRILAATNRNLESEKDAGQFRADLYYRLNVVTLTIPPLRERYEDVMPLAHYFSQLLARQLGMVEVPFDQEDYRALEAYHWPGNARELKNMIERCLLLGCFPRDILSQGDSRDGAGQGYPIAWSLEDVEKDHISKVLARHGGNKTRAAEALGVDRKTLTRKLQGWGEVTGSD, from the coding sequence GTGATCAATAGCGTGCAGGGCACCGTTGCACCGGAGAAGTCCGGGGTCTCCAACCCGGATGAGACGGATGTGAACAGCGGCAAGATTGGCTTTTCAATCCTGATCGTCGATGACGAACAGGGGATCTGCAGCTTTCTGGAACGTGCCCTTACCAAGACCTACAGTCAGGTAGAGGTTGCGACTTCGGCGGAGCAAGCCGAAAACCTGCGTGCGAACAACCATTTCGACCTCCTCATCGTCGATATCTGCCTGCCCGGCATGAATGGCGTCGACTGGGTCAAGTCGGTTCGCGAGACGGCCTCTCCCTCCGATGTGGTTTTCATGACCGGCTTTGCCGACCTGGACAAGGCAATTGACGCCCTGCGTCTCGGTGCGGCGGATTTCATCCTCAAGCCGTTCCGTCTGGAGCAGATGATCTCCACCGTTCGCCGTTGCGTGGAAAACCGCCGTCTGCGGCGGGAGAATTTCGTGCTGCGCCGGCGGATCGATAATTTCTATTCCGTTGAGGGGATGGTCGGGCAAAGCGAGGCCTATCAGGAGTTATGCCTGATCATCAGCCGCGTTGCACCCAGTCCGTCGGCTGTGTTGATCGAGGGGGAGACCGGCACCGGTAAAGAGCTGGTGGCGAATGCCATTCATAAGGAAAGCGGGCGCAGCGGACCCTTTGTTCCGGTGAACTGCGGCGCGATATCGTCGGAATTGATCGAATCGGAATTATTCGGTCATGTGAAAGGGGCTTTTACCGGGGCAAACCAGGCCCGCGACGGCCTGTTTTCCTATGCGGAGGGTGGAACGCTTTTCCTGGACGAGATCGCGGAAATGCCGCTGGCGATGCAAGCCAAACTGCTCCGTGCTCTGGAAGAACGCGCCATCCGTCCGGTCGGTGGTGAGAAGGAAATCCAGACCGATGTTCGCATCCTGGCGGCGACCAACCGTAATCTGGAATCGGAAAAAGACGCCGGACAGTTCCGGGCGGACCTCTACTACCGGCTGAATGTGGTCACGCTCACTATTCCGCCCCTGCGTGAACGGTATGAAGATGTGATGCCGCTGGCGCATTATTTCTCGCAATTGCTGGCAAGGCAGTTGGGTATGGTCGAGGTGCCGTTCGATCAGGAAGATTACCGTGCGTTGGAGGCCTATCACTGGCCGGGCAATGCGCGGGAGTTGAAAAATATGATCGAGCGCTGCCTGCTGTTGGGATGTTTTCCAAGGGATATCTTGAGCCAGGGCGACAGTCGTGACGGCGCCGGGCAGGGATATCCGATTGCCTGGTCGCTGGAAGATGTTGAGAAGGATCATATCAGCAAGGTCCTGGCACGGCACGGGGGCAATAAGACCAGGGCGGCGGAAGCTCTGGGCGTCGACCGCAAGACCCTGACCCGCAAGCTGCAAGGCTGGGGTGAGGTGACGGGCAGTGATTAG
- a CDS encoding sensor histidine kinase has protein sequence MIRRVYNALSASLRYKLLLLAVFPAMVFVPAIVSVAFIWSNDISYRQLLMKVNSDLSVAHEAFLQAQRDYLAQMAAMAQSHVLFDDLFGDGQSAHRQREVRQLLDGFRWRQGFDFVYIADPSGCDYWNPSRCDYKKSVLLDRSVEDGSATGVEIFSDRDLAAIDATLPDRVYLPLVPTPRAKPIDRQVEDRGMVLHSYYPIRDKSGAVKAFLVGGVLVNRDFAFVDSLRDMVYSQGSLAKDSLGTVTVFLEDVRINTNVPRELQKPGVRALGTRVSEEVRDRVLGRGERWINRAFVVSEWYVSAYEPIVDVNGARVGMLYAGFLEAPFKDIYFTDLKRLLVLFGGVTAVCILLAVLIARSIFKPVEAMTKVVAHIRKGEDQRIGWRHDGDELVTLARQFDDMLDQLQEQRDQIQAAADELEQKVEDRTAQLRRRTLDLEENLRLLRRTREQLVGKEKLAAIGELTAGIAHEINNPTAVILGNMDFIIAELGEQLAPVQTEADLIIKQVYRIRSIINNLLQYSRPADYQAYDTAVDINQVVHDTLMLVRHDLDRKRINVGLDLRAARRVSGNHQQFQQVLINLIINAVNASDEGGDLTLRSRDWKGQGALLVIRDTGCGIPADILPRIFDPFFTKTNGGTGLGLSVSYGILQRYDAEIEVRSRPGIGTCFYIWFQSSDRADTLSEKVTQTVSFDATTA, from the coding sequence GTGATTAGGCGGGTCTATAACGCGCTATCCGCCAGTCTGCGCTACAAGCTGCTGTTGCTGGCGGTCTTTCCGGCCATGGTCTTCGTGCCCGCAATTGTCAGTGTGGCCTTCATCTGGAGCAACGATATCAGCTATCGCCAATTGCTGATGAAGGTGAATAGCGACCTTTCCGTCGCCCATGAGGCCTTTCTTCAGGCACAGCGGGACTATCTGGCTCAGATGGCCGCCATGGCGCAGTCGCATGTCCTTTTCGATGACCTGTTCGGCGACGGCCAGTCCGCGCACAGGCAGCGTGAGGTGCGCCAACTGCTGGACGGTTTCCGATGGCGTCAGGGCTTTGACTTCGTCTATATCGCCGATCCGTCCGGCTGCGATTATTGGAACCCCTCCCGTTGCGATTACAAGAAATCGGTCCTGCTTGACCGGTCCGTAGAAGACGGTTCGGCCACCGGCGTCGAGATTTTCTCTGACCGGGATCTGGCCGCGATTGACGCCACGCTGCCGGACCGGGTTTACCTTCCCCTTGTGCCGACGCCACGGGCGAAGCCGATTGACCGCCAGGTGGAAGACCGCGGCATGGTTCTGCACAGCTATTATCCCATCCGGGACAAGAGCGGTGCGGTGAAAGCCTTCCTTGTCGGTGGCGTTCTCGTGAACCGGGACTTTGCCTTCGTCGACAGCCTGCGTGACATGGTCTACAGCCAGGGCAGCCTGGCAAAGGACAGCCTGGGGACGGTTACGGTCTTTCTGGAGGATGTCCGGATCAATACCAACGTGCCCCGGGAGTTGCAGAAGCCGGGTGTGCGGGCGCTTGGCACGCGCGTATCGGAGGAAGTCCGCGATCGTGTCCTGGGGCGGGGGGAACGCTGGATCAACCGGGCCTTCGTGGTCAGCGAATGGTATGTTTCCGCCTATGAACCGATTGTGGATGTGAACGGCGCGCGCGTCGGTATGCTCTATGCCGGTTTCCTGGAAGCGCCGTTCAAGGATATCTATTTCACCGATCTTAAAAGACTGCTGGTTCTTTTTGGTGGCGTGACGGCGGTCTGTATCCTGCTTGCGGTCCTGATTGCGCGTTCGATCTTCAAGCCGGTTGAGGCCATGACCAAGGTGGTCGCCCATATCCGCAAGGGTGAGGACCAGCGGATTGGCTGGCGGCATGACGGGGATGAACTGGTCACACTCGCCCGTCAGTTTGACGACATGCTGGACCAGTTGCAGGAACAGCGGGACCAGATTCAGGCGGCTGCCGATGAACTGGAGCAGAAGGTGGAGGATCGCACCGCACAGCTTCGTCGCCGGACACTGGATCTGGAGGAAAACCTGAGGCTTTTACGGCGCACGCGGGAGCAGTTGGTTGGTAAGGAAAAGCTGGCCGCCATCGGTGAACTGACCGCCGGGATCGCTCATGAGATCAACAATCCAACGGCGGTGATCCTGGGCAATATGGATTTCATCATTGCGGAACTGGGTGAGCAACTGGCGCCGGTTCAGACAGAGGCGGACCTGATCATCAAACAGGTCTACCGCATCCGCTCCATCATCAATAACCTGCTGCAATATTCCCGGCCCGCCGACTATCAGGCCTATGATACGGCAGTCGACATCAATCAGGTCGTTCATGACACATTGATGCTGGTGCGTCATGACCTGGACCGCAAACGTATCAACGTTGGCCTCGACCTGCGGGCGGCGCGGCGGGTCAGCGGCAACCATCAACAGTTTCAGCAGGTTCTGATCAATCTGATTATCAATGCGGTCAACGCATCGGATGAGGGGGGCGACCTCACGCTGCGCAGCCGTGACTGGAAGGGCCAGGGGGCGCTGCTGGTCATACGCGATACCGGCTGTGGTATTCCAGCGGATATTCTGCCCCGGATTTTCGATCCGTTTTTCACCAAGACCAATGGCGGCACGGGGCTGGGCCTGTCAGTCAGCTATGGTATTTTGCAGCGCTATGATGCGGAAATCGAGGTCCGCTCACGGCCGGGTATCGGAACCTGTTTTTATATCTGGTTCCAGTCCAGCGACAGGGCCGATACCCTATCGGAAAAGGTGACGCAGACCGTCAGCTTTGATGCAACAACAGCATAG
- a CDS encoding copper chaperone PCu(A)C, with product MSAIFQTAGQSSRRRFLKTAVIAALVAFSTGMTTNHGEAHGYNFGDITIGHIWSPPPKADADGVPVYGPLFNRGADSVHLVGASSSIADEVRIRKSTDDGVTWPDGIDLRPGKPLAMAAWREHIWLSGLHKPLKEGDSFDLTLDFGETGKVKVEVIVGEANGHS from the coding sequence GTGAGCGCGATATTCCAGACTGCTGGTCAATCCAGCCGCCGCCGTTTTCTGAAAACGGCTGTCATTGCAGCTTTGGTTGCCTTTTCCACCGGCATGACCACCAACCATGGCGAGGCCCATGGGTATAACTTCGGCGACATCACAATCGGCCATATCTGGTCGCCGCCTCCGAAAGCAGACGCCGACGGGGTTCCCGTCTATGGCCCCCTGTTTAACCGCGGGGCGGATAGTGTTCACCTGGTGGGCGCATCCTCATCCATTGCCGACGAGGTGCGCATCCGGAAATCGACCGACGACGGCGTCACCTGGCCCGACGGGATTGACCTCCGCCCTGGCAAGCCTTTGGCAATGGCTGCCTGGCGTGAGCACATCTGGCTGTCCGGCCTGCACAAACCTCTCAAGGAAGGTGACAGTTTCGACCTCACCCTGGATTTCGGTGAAACAGGCAAGGTCAAGGTCGAAGTGATCGTCGGCGAAGCAAACGGGCATTCATAA
- a CDS encoding cytochrome c oxidase assembly protein, with product MKNLRVLALIAVMVGGMTTLVAYAPTLYQMFCSLTGFAGTVQRKTAPAKVADSNGTITVLFDANVAPGLDWEFRPMQRKVVTKYDEPTQVYYYAKNNTDETIVARATFNVTPFKAAPYFFKIQCFCFTDEKLGPGESAKMPLTLYVDKEILKDPDNQDVHEITLSYTFFKQSDLSDEEVGDARDLKAGSEEEEAQLSKSETATFENDARRQ from the coding sequence ATGAAGAATCTTCGCGTGCTCGCCCTCATCGCTGTGATGGTGGGGGGAATGACCACTCTGGTCGCCTATGCCCCGACACTGTACCAGATGTTCTGCAGCCTGACGGGCTTTGCCGGCACGGTACAGCGCAAGACAGCGCCGGCAAAGGTGGCAGACAGCAACGGGACGATTACCGTCCTGTTCGATGCGAATGTCGCTCCCGGCCTCGATTGGGAATTCCGGCCCATGCAGCGCAAGGTCGTCACCAAATACGACGAACCGACGCAGGTGTATTATTACGCCAAGAACAACACGGACGAGACGATCGTGGCGCGGGCGACATTCAATGTTACCCCCTTCAAGGCAGCACCCTATTTCTTCAAAATTCAGTGTTTCTGCTTCACAGATGAGAAGCTGGGGCCGGGAGAAAGCGCGAAGATGCCGCTAACCCTATATGTCGACAAAGAAATTCTCAAAGACCCGGACAATCAGGACGTTCACGAAATCACCCTGTCCTACACCTTCTTTAAACAGTCGGATCTGTCGGATGAAGAGGTTGGTGACGCACGAGACCTGAAGGCAGGATCTGAGGAAGAAGAAGCCCAACTATCCAAATCGGAAACCGCAACATTTGAAAATGATGCGAGGAGGCAATAG
- a CDS encoding acid phosphatase: MQNFEIRSACRAVVGTAVLLFGLAVSLPAAHASDVMDGAVIVKGVKVYIDPAKFDSTRFLAPPPTGIHAEDDMATVVRWQDRRTVELEKLALADSKQSVFRWSTVLGPEWKEENFPIAKEFFHQVYKTESNLNKQGKKKWNRARPGTINHEIKAVSKFKNYGSYPSGHSAFSHFTAIVLADMIPEKREEIMRRGWEKAFNRVIGGVHFPSDVEAGRMLGAICAALVQDNPAFRADFEEARKEVRAGLGLPL; the protein is encoded by the coding sequence ATGCAGAATTTTGAAATTCGCTCGGCTTGCCGGGCTGTTGTCGGGACGGCGGTTTTGCTCTTTGGGCTTGCTGTATCCTTACCCGCCGCACATGCGTCCGATGTGATGGATGGCGCGGTAATCGTAAAAGGGGTCAAAGTTTATATCGATCCGGCCAAGTTTGATTCCACCCGCTTCCTCGCGCCGCCCCCGACGGGTATTCACGCCGAGGACGACATGGCGACCGTCGTGCGGTGGCAGGATCGGCGGACCGTTGAACTGGAAAAACTGGCGTTGGCGGATTCAAAGCAAAGCGTTTTCCGGTGGTCGACGGTATTGGGGCCGGAATGGAAGGAAGAGAATTTCCCCATCGCCAAAGAGTTCTTCCATCAGGTCTACAAGACCGAGAGTAACCTGAACAAACAGGGCAAGAAAAAGTGGAACCGTGCACGGCCCGGTACGATCAACCACGAAATCAAGGCCGTCTCCAAATTCAAGAATTATGGCTCTTATCCCAGCGGTCATTCCGCCTTCTCCCATTTCACGGCCATCGTGCTGGCCGACATGATCCCGGAGAAACGCGAGGAAATCATGCGTCGTGGCTGGGAAAAGGCCTTCAACCGTGTCATCGGTGGGGTTCATTTCCCCAGTGATGTCGAGGCAGGGCGCATGTTGGGGGCAATTTGCGCCGCGTTGGTCCAGGATAACCCGGCCTTCCGTGCTGATTTTGAAGAGGCACGAAAGGAAGTCCGGGCTGGCCTGGGCCTGCCCCTTTAA
- a CDS encoding ABC transporter substrate-binding protein: protein MHVFRKVLIAVGVIAKAPGVLIAVALLVLAHTAHALPAKADQTVIVLTSFSEDYVAPIKQAFMKRHPDIRLRFLYKKTPAAVAHILSGRGPVPDVFIASAVDAFESLKASGRLVSFSGGGSQQQGIRDKVILNDRDGFYRGIALSGYGVMWNDAYLFRLGLSAPHSWGDLLQPQYAGHIGLTSPTRSGTTHIIVEMILQRYGWERGWAYLQELAGNLATITARSFGVRDGVLKERFGLGLVVDFFALGPRYRQQPVAFSYLDETTLVPASGAMIRGGANPKAALTFLNFLTSLPGQELLRHPDLMRLPVRADAYRVFPDDFPNPFVEGRFVETRPFDRALSSRRYHLVNAMFDRLITYRLHSLREVWGKLHALEGREEASIDHSKLREARRVLTSVPVGAMMAADDAFLSQFSRVQPGVAYSSMQTRLDVEWKRYGDHAIKQAEQLLQQAAPVEGKSP, encoded by the coding sequence ATGCACGTTTTTCGGAAAGTCCTCATCGCTGTTGGCGTAATTGCGAAGGCTCCAGGGGTGTTGATCGCCGTGGCTTTGCTCGTGCTGGCGCATACGGCCCATGCCCTGCCCGCGAAGGCGGATCAGACGGTGATCGTTCTGACGTCTTTTTCCGAAGACTACGTCGCGCCGATCAAACAGGCGTTCATGAAACGTCATCCGGATATTCGCCTGCGCTTCCTGTATAAGAAAACCCCTGCCGCCGTGGCGCATATCCTCAGCGGCCGCGGCCCGGTTCCGGATGTTTTCATCGCCAGTGCCGTCGATGCCTTCGAAAGTCTGAAGGCGTCAGGTCGTCTGGTATCCTTTTCTGGTGGTGGTAGCCAACAGCAAGGCATCAGGGACAAGGTCATCCTGAACGACCGGGACGGTTTCTACCGGGGGATTGCGCTTTCGGGCTATGGCGTGATGTGGAACGATGCCTATCTGTTCCGTCTGGGGCTTTCCGCGCCGCACTCCTGGGGGGACCTGTTACAGCCGCAATATGCAGGGCACATCGGCCTGACCTCTCCCACGCGTTCGGGCACGACCCATATTATCGTCGAGATGATCCTGCAGCGTTACGGCTGGGAACGTGGTTGGGCCTATCTGCAGGAGCTTGCGGGAAATCTGGCCACCATCACGGCCCGCAGTTTCGGTGTGCGTGACGGCGTGCTGAAAGAACGTTTTGGGCTGGGGCTGGTCGTAGACTTCTTTGCTCTCGGGCCGCGCTATCGGCAACAACCGGTCGCCTTCAGCTATCTGGATGAAACGACGCTGGTACCGGCCAGCGGGGCCATGATCCGGGGTGGTGCAAACCCGAAAGCTGCCCTGACGTTTCTTAATTTTCTAACGTCACTGCCGGGCCAGGAATTGTTGCGTCATCCCGACCTGATGCGCTTGCCGGTCCGGGCGGACGCCTATCGGGTCTTCCCGGATGATTTTCCAAATCCCTTTGTCGAAGGGCGGTTTGTCGAAACGCGCCCTTTCGACAGGGCGCTTTCCAGCCGCCGCTATCATCTGGTCAATGCCATGTTTGACCGCCTGATCACCTATCGCCTGCACAGCCTGAGGGAGGTCTGGGGGAAACTCCATGCCCTTGAAGGGCGTGAGGAGGCGAGTATTGACCATAGCAAATTGAGAGAGGCGCGCCGGGTTCTCACATCCGTGCCCGTGGGCGCGATGATGGCGGCGGATGACGCCTTCCTGTCCCAGTTCTCCCGCGTGCAGCCGGGCGTTGCCTATTCAAGCATGCAAACCCGGCTGGACGTGGAATGGAAACGTTATGGGGACCATGCGATCAAGCAGGCAGAACAGTTACTGCAGCAGGCCGCGCCAGTGGAAGGAAAAAGCCCATGA
- a CDS encoding ATP-binding protein, with product MKPWHRWIRGYSRRIGTRLFMAFGAVAGVTVLSAIVAWMAFERLSNDLSDLTENQLPATALAARIAELGGDIRAHIPNLLAAPSEQERLKTKTEITTQLGQLEDLLERQSTLIDSAVRRDVLAILPQIKTNLTKVDENVRLRFVLKARNAGLIERLRWAHADFLDEVDPIVADARFNMETALDRLTTTPGGKAPDEAIAAIQQTTETREAVMRVNAAGNLAVGLIMRGANQSSVAEIDATRHFLAEVGDHLEDAVAQIRHDPSSVTLRQSVEQILNFSRDEQDVLSLRKQELLFEEQGRKYVAENRRLFSQLEGMLSSQIAAVETRAQRATQLAEQRIIQERWVLVLAASISVSIFIFVGWRYVAKRIVWRLSDLGRSMAAIAAGDLEAEVNVSGADEISEMAEALLVFRNTAQEVEDSNAQSIIDNSMVGLVNTNARGYIEFVNPSAEKLFGVTADQVRGKGFVETFLMADDRVDPDTLFNGRETSFSEIPGRRADGRTFYLDLTLRPYKLRNKRRCLVTVEDATERREARNILEDRITERTRELHEANQQLTSEIKEKVAAQEELVQAAKLAVLGQMSAGIAHETNQTLSAITYNAHNAKILLQRDRPEEAAGFIEKIGAIAERMGQTVNHLKIFARRPSKDIAPVALGECIQHALFLYRERLAKQNVEVRYDGLGEDILVLAEQVRLEQVIVNLVGNALDAMKDRLAGSLDISVTGQAPWVRLEITDNGCGIDPSDLDKVFDPFFTSKEVGEGLGLGLSISQKIIKDLNGRLTVRSVPGEGSTFSIFLKPAEA from the coding sequence ATGAAACCATGGCATCGCTGGATCAGGGGGTATTCGCGTCGAATTGGAACGCGGTTGTTCATGGCCTTCGGTGCTGTTGCCGGGGTGACGGTCCTGTCGGCGATCGTGGCATGGATGGCTTTTGAGCGATTAAGCAACGACCTTTCCGACCTGACCGAAAATCAGCTTCCAGCAACTGCACTGGCAGCCAGGATTGCTGAACTGGGCGGTGACATCCGGGCCCATATCCCCAACCTTCTCGCCGCCCCGTCAGAGCAGGAGCGCCTGAAGACAAAAACCGAAATCACGACGCAACTGGGGCAATTGGAAGATTTGCTGGAGCGGCAGTCGACGCTTATCGACAGCGCTGTCCGCCGGGATGTCCTGGCGATCCTGCCACAGATCAAGACCAATCTGACGAAGGTGGACGAGAATGTGCGCCTGCGCTTTGTCCTGAAAGCGCGCAACGCGGGCCTGATCGAAAGATTGCGTTGGGCGCATGCCGATTTCCTTGATGAGGTCGACCCGATCGTCGCGGATGCGCGGTTCAATATGGAAACGGCTCTGGACCGTTTGACCACGACGCCCGGAGGCAAGGCCCCTGATGAGGCGATTGCGGCCATCCAGCAAACAACGGAGACCCGTGAAGCGGTCATGCGGGTGAATGCGGCCGGCAACCTTGCCGTAGGCCTGATCATGCGTGGCGCCAACCAGTCGTCTGTTGCGGAAATAGACGCAACACGTCATTTCCTGGCAGAAGTCGGGGATCATCTGGAGGATGCCGTGGCGCAAATCCGCCATGACCCGTCCAGTGTGACCCTTCGCCAGTCTGTGGAACAAATCCTCAATTTCTCGCGTGACGAACAGGATGTTCTGTCCTTGCGCAAGCAGGAACTGTTGTTTGAGGAACAGGGACGAAAATATGTTGCGGAGAACCGCCGTCTCTTCTCGCAGCTCGAAGGCATGCTGTCCTCGCAGATTGCGGCGGTGGAAACACGGGCGCAACGCGCAACACAGCTTGCGGAACAGCGTATCATACAGGAACGCTGGGTTCTGGTTTTGGCGGCATCCATATCGGTTTCCATCTTCATCTTCGTCGGATGGCGCTATGTGGCGAAACGCATTGTCTGGCGGTTGTCTGATCTGGGGCGTTCCATGGCGGCCATTGCGGCGGGTGATCTGGAAGCGGAAGTGAATGTTTCCGGCGCTGACGAGATTTCCGAGATGGCGGAGGCCCTGCTGGTCTTTCGTAATACGGCACAGGAAGTTGAGGATTCCAACGCCCAGTCCATCATCGACAATTCGATGGTCGGGCTGGTGAATACGAATGCCCGGGGCTATATCGAATTTGTGAACCCCAGCGCGGAAAAACTGTTCGGCGTGACGGCGGATCAGGTGCGTGGCAAGGGCTTTGTCGAAACCTTTCTGATGGCCGATGACCGGGTTGATCCGGATACGCTTTTCAACGGCCGGGAGACCTCTTTTTCCGAAATTCCGGGGCGCCGGGCCGATGGCAGGACTTTCTATCTGGACCTGACGTTACGGCCTTACAAGTTGCGGAATAAAAGACGCTGTCTGGTCACTGTAGAAGATGCAACCGAACGGCGCGAAGCCCGGAACATTCTGGAAGACCGCATCACAGAGCGGACCCGCGAATTGCATGAGGCAAACCAGCAACTGACCAGCGAGATCAAAGAGAAGGTCGCCGCCCAGGAGGAGCTGGTGCAGGCCGCCAAGCTGGCGGTGCTGGGGCAGATGTCCGCCGGGATCGCCCATGAAACCAACCAGACTTTGTCGGCAATCACCTATAATGCCCATAACGCAAAAATCCTGCTTCAGCGTGATCGTCCGGAAGAGGCTGCAGGCTTTATTGAAAAGATCGGCGCGATTGCGGAGCGGATGGGGCAGACGGTCAACCACCTGAAGATATTTGCCCGGCGTCCGTCGAAGGATATTGCGCCGGTGGCCCTGGGCGAATGCATCCAACATGCGCTCTTCCTCTATCGGGAGCGCCTGGCAAAGCAAAATGTGGAGGTCCGGTATGATGGTCTGGGTGAAGACATACTCGTCCTGGCCGAACAGGTTCGCCTGGAGCAGGTCATCGTCAATCTGGTCGGCAATGCCCTGGACGCTATGAAGGACCGGCTGGCCGGCAGTCTCGACATCTCCGTTACGGGGCAGGCCCCCTGGGTCCGGCTTGAGATCACGGATAATGGCTGCGGCATCGACCCTTCCGATCTCGACAAGGTTTTCGATCCTTTCTTCACCTCGAAGGAGGTGGGGGAGGGGCTTGGTCTGGGACTCTCTATTTCCCAAAAAATCATCAAGGATCTGAATGGCAGGCTGACGGTCCGGTCGGTCCCGGGGGAAGGTTCCACCTTCAGTATTTTCCTGAAACCTGCGGAGGCATAA